aagtttgtacttattgtcaagatatctgcatcaggaaattcgatgtgcaaaggcatgtcattttgtagaggtgcatcagctaattgatcagcaatgacttgtcctttgatggctttccgatcaacatattctatgttgaattcacttagtatcataacccatttggctagtctccctattaatgttgacttgctcaataaatatttgagaggatctatctttgctattagttttatagaatgaatcaacatataatgtcgtagcttctgagttgcaaatacaactgctagacatatcttttcaattgatgaataatttaacttGTATCCAACAAGtgttttgctgatataataaattgctctttcttttccttcatcaacgtgctgagctaggagagtgcctaatgatacacttgttgctgagacatagagtaacaatggtttccccttggttggtgatatcagtactggaggactcataagatattcttttatttgcaagaaagcttcttcacatgttagatcccatttgaatggaacatttttatgtagaagatgggtaaagggaagacatctatcggccaattgggacacaaatctcccgattgattgcaaccttccttgtaaagattgcaattgacttatgttcttaggtgattccatctccatgatagctttaacttttccaggatcgacttcaatgccacgagctgatataatgtacctaaggagctttccagaggttaccctgaatgcacatttctttggatttaatctcaattgatatctttccagcctgtcaaaaatcttgcttagaatgttcaaatgttcttttcttgtgtgagattttgcgagtatgtcatcgacataatcttcaatgaatgtatgcatcatgtcatgaaaaattgtcgtcatagatTTTTGATatgtcgctcttgcattcttaagcccaaatgacataacattccaacagtatgttccccatgcacaggtgaaagttgtcttctcttgatcttcatgtgcgattcttatttgattatatcctaagaagccatccattaatgaaaacatctcatgccctactaacaagtctactatgatatcaatgtttggtagcaagaaatcatcttttggacatgctttattcagatctctgaaatctgtgcagattcttatgctcttatttggttttgatactggtacaatacttgaaacccattctggataagcagctggtcttatgaatccaacttctaataatttcttgagcttagttttgacaaggagagcaatatgtgggtgcatctttcttagcttctgcttaacaggttttccttttaaatccacattaagatgatgcatgataagatctgggttaagccctggcatatttgcataagaccaagaaaaaattatttgtcgttgcttaaagaattccatgtattctttcctctctttttctgataatgaggcagcaaaatgaagtattttaggatcctttgatgtatcaatgtttactacttctgttggttctatcaggatagcagatctttcttgaaaatatgaaggaaaaatgtcaaactttccatcttctgacgcctcaaggaggttttcatcatcagatacgccctttattttctcttttgattgatctaatgttgccatgaaatggttttcaacaataggtctctttccttgttttatttcatttttgcgactgaaaattttggcattctcctgactatgaaaaactttacttgattctgtagtagaagatatcttaggtgggatgggttcaatagtgttaaggtacacaactaagtcatgatcattggaaaagacatttagttcggggttgtctaaattatcccaatcaattagttcaggatgaagaaggggtaaatcataatcactgtcatcattaggtgtttcaacgttcatgacataatgatcataatttaacatagaataggtattgtcatagattgaatgtttttgaggattgtctttctcaataatttccgaattagtcttaacaagattaatattagcattttgtagttcacactcaagtggttcttcaattgatgtttgtcacttaaatgaatggattatatcaacacacacatctttggtattgcaaatttcttcctgattgactccatttgcagtttggagttgatagacttatgtacatgttaaagaggattcttttaacaaattttgtctcctttcaaactcagcttcttttgggctaatagttaatccaacttgactatttcttatttcttctatggttcttgcatatctgattcttgtttgcacttcttgtggcattgtgtCGCTGTTTTTGTCATttgcttttctttttgcatacgtctcttttctctgaattttgagtttctcttgtcttctttctaattttatcttttgttctgtaatagacaagtcttcttttgtaatagttgcttgatctttattatgttctttacttgatgtagtagataaggcatctggtccccattcatactcattggaatctatttctgaattctgatctaagattactccactataccatactggaatgtcgtatggtgcaaaaagttctctgatttctgtcatttctatttttactgcttctggaatattttgttcaaatttttcttttgtttgtatttctAGGACTTGCTGAGAAATTTTTTCATTCCCTGGGatgataatctcctcttctttcttttcgtgATCTTCTTGCTCTTGttgtttattggttattgtttcggccgcttgatgtagcttttcttgccaattttcttctttagaaattgatttctttctccatttttgctgttgataattatgttgcttttgattagacttcagatatccaAACTTAGATTTATCTTTTGTGGATTGTGAATGCGGACAAATAGGTTTGAAATACcatgatgttgcttaccaattggtcctttcccttcatatcccatcttttgcatgatttcatatcctttgccatattgttttatgggaatattgacttctgttgttgttgctatagttttatcttcatccttgtataaccaatcaagaatacttttgtcttcattttcttctttaagagttccagcactaacaaatgtccctttaaacatgtgttttgattttcctgatgattttgattgaacatctgtaggttttccatatgacttaggggaaagtggaaaattattcaaagaatactttcccattccttcatcatttaacttgagcttttcttcaaaagtttcccataattttgcttgaatttccttggcaggatatactgattctctgttatgtggaactgtggtatcttgtgttggcttcaaattattgcaatattgactggaatctgcaattatagtgatttcttttccttcatgaggaaattttacacattgatggtatgtagaaggaactgcttgcatcttgtgaatccatggtcttcctagaagaatgttgtaggagagattcaaatctaaaacttgacacaatgtatccttttccacaggtcctatccttattggtagcataacagttcctttagaagaacattctgcttcattgtaagccttgatggttattttctttttcgggtctactgcattctctgaatatcccaaagcttttatcaaacttaatgcacaaatatgtaaaccaactcctccatctatgagtacacatttgacacgagttttattaatggacacttcaacatgtaaaggagcattgtgaggatgttgtaaggatgcatcatcatttttagaaaatgataagcaatgaggagctataagatgtcctaccatgttttggaattgatctacatccaaatcttttgaaactgttgtttccactaatgctttctccaaaatttctttatgcataggtgaaattttgagaagttctagaattgatatttgagcgggtgttCATTGtgatttctctactaaattgtattgttgtgatgtagatgttgggtcttttgctatacctggaaaggttacctttgctttgcttcttgtgataacattgattggttctgaagatggattttcattaacaattatcacatttactacatcatcgtatgtataagcgtaattcactttggttttccctttgtcattttctaatcgggatgattcacctttatcatagtttggaagcggagttttaaaagccaagtgtgattcattcgtcttatggctatccatcgtgatggttccattatcaattagatcttggataatgtgttctaatctttgacaatcatttgttaggtgtcctttattccgatgataattgcaaaagtgattgtcattccaccaatttggcttaactggtggttcataaattctttcttctggtaaaacaaccaatttgttagcaagcaaagtttttagagctaattctaaagattctccaatatttgtgaattttctccgaggattagagaaaaaggacttgactttattgttttccagattgttgttgcttgggatttgacttgatagattgaaaattggttgttgttgttttgcaatattgttatcatcatttccttcattgctgacattcctattctttgaccaaaacttgggtttgtcattgttgttgttgttgtatgaattattgtaaagttttagttctcctttctttaccattgtgttctctattttcagaccattttcgatcattttggcaaaagaaggaggacattgcatccttagtcgataactcatttcactgataagattatcaatgaatatgtcaattttttcttgatcaagtacatcctggggatacctattaaacatgcgtttccatcattataaaaagatcataaaggattcaccattattttgtttaacattgcaaagatctagcattgttatttcattccttatattgtaggaatactgtgaaataaacctattcccaagttcttcaaaggatttgattccagatggtaatcttgaaaaccactccattgattgtccatttaaactcctaggaaaaagacgcataaggtaagtttcctcgtgagcaaattccatgctcatagtacaaaactccctaacgtgatcttgaggatcagattttccatcgtatttgtcatatttagggatctcacaatgttgcggaaatggcatcgtattcaaatttttatcagaaggatatgggcatatatcttgtaacgaatatttcttggagcttgtcccattttgcatgtcttgtatttgctgTTATAGagcttgtatttgttgagtaaggtttgataagggattatctgcatagtctctccttgtttcgtcatgagtctttttgtcactacgctcttttcttttatcatccctttctttccttgtttcttcattgttcatatcttcgttatttttctcatctgtgttttgggtgttacttgtctccgcgtcttgttttaagctttctatgttaaagtcttgtggtagtttagctccagattttgccaacatcaagatatatttttctttttgttttgtcaacaatttttccattagcctatcaaatttgaaatcttgatctaggtctctaatggtgctattgatagcttcttcgtcaacaacggtaaatccaaaagtggtatcttcttcctccatttgttgttgttttctaagctgtttgtattgggctctagtccaaactgacatgtgattatttcaaagttgtcaaaagttcccaaggacaaggtcaataggtgattattggtttaggaagatatgctttattgatcttaccactattgtttgttcgttgggataaagtgtctctttgttgaaaagcacgtctttgtagagtttcactgtcaaattctgtaccgcagccacgtaagtagtgacgaaaacgatgtaggaatgttctatgtttcagtaagatcttgcaattgatatacaagaatcttattctcttctgagtagctttgtaactgggttttcttttcttaaggtgatacttaaaattcatataagcatttgacagtttacaagtttgattccaatgttggtgcaattttggttttgatgtaacctaagttcaaaataggaaagatatatccaagattaggaacctagtatagattgatcaagcttcatgatagaggatttgattatcctgatgagatacttgacaaggatgttgatttttgcacttaagaaatttgaatcaatagtttgctgaatgttgatgtttatagaaccttttgggaataacttataggattagcaacctagttgttttgagctatcttgaaaatacctgatggtttagagacaaacctacttcaaggattattttgatattttgatgttttgatactttgattttgagttggtgcttcaagtgttggaatgctttttgttttatccttttgatcacacttttcagaaatttgttgattttcaatctcttgtagatgataattttcttcaatttttgaccatttggaacatgttatagacatagaagacataatttttaataaatgaaaaacacaaccaagtacaaatccctatggcaggctgagacaatagttgttgaatctcacatggagtttcccccgaggctacactattcaaagcggatatttagatgcttgaccccactggctccaccctcggcactcacttctttggggcagacaagcaccaatttccatgaaaactccccatggcaaactttatatctctactaggaaccgtatgtgtgtgagctgcttcagaggttcgacctcctgcgccaacaactagaaggtttttggcaactagtacaaatagtttttagtaaaggcttccggtcacgtggccatacatgcggcactttcagctctgtaaatacagaaggttctcagcctatagaggttacgctccatagggtttatggggaaacatagtgtcggtatgaacttatcagcacatgttgtttgaactttcgtcacaaacacgatttatttagagtggattgaaaGGACTtgatattagcccgtttccactttaggtcattcccttctcactggccccctcaagacAACTTGggaaggcatgccctctaaaggattaattgcttgaaagtaaagaaagcgtaaaagagtgggtttggctttttggtcacccaattaaggggagagcatatacctaccactttcgagacacagaatacaagtgttctttttaactttccataacaatgtgatctatcctctacttggagattttgctccaacaagcatggtgtttattttagccccatatagaaaatgattttctaaactaggacttggaaatcctggtcaacaaaatgaaaatcattgcaaaaaaGTAACTTGTTTCGTAAGaacagacaagttgattgttctttttaacttgcaaaatataagattgattgtactttttacctttgcaagaaaataaaagattgttgttctttttagagcccaaagtttgagatgtgaatcctaactttgcaagaaagtaaatgtttgatttgtagttctttttaccttgcaaatgtgattatttttaaagcccaaaaacaagtgaggtactttttagaacaccaaatttgaaaaatgaagttctttttacccaaaaggaaatatgagttctttttaactaaCTTCAAAAAGCTAGAAAATAAATCACTAAATCCTGATTTAACTCCAAATCTTCAAGAAATTGTTAAAAACttgcaaaatagtaaaaagttagtgaaaaaccttaggtgggcttctacaagcctaatttcaaatcacgGTTACAAACTTTTCTGTCAAATGCACTAACCTacgatgcaaaagcgctaacctgcgttacaaaagcgctaaccaatgatgcaaaagtgctaacctatgatgcaaaagcacCGATTTTCagataaaagcgctaacctacatgacatatgcgctaaccaattatgcaaaagcattgattttcagacaaaagcgctaacctacatgacatatgcactaaccaattatgcaaaagcgctaacctatgatgcaaaaatgttgtcaaaattcacacatgcgtgaatctgcattacaaatatgttaattttatttttgtgagttttttaaagatatatgcgaggtccagccccactgtgggtgccaaaatgtgtgagcttgaatttcatccgtagaatgttacctgtaataagttagtttcacaaaatacaatggaaatgcatataggaaatccaaaatccaccaatgaaactacatgaaatacatactaaagtaaaacattattttaccttcatggcttatgtctcattgtgtcctaactccactgttcctagttgcagatggtgtgctctcagacaatgcactgttgacttccaagatggcatatgaagaatgaactgataacttgtagttaactgatagtatgatatgcaaagctacatgattatgctaaatgatattatatgataatattgctaaaatgatatttgctatttgctaattgcttcaaaacctcacggatgcataagattgacttgaaaactattttttttgaagactctcttcctctcaactgaagctcttggttttatagactttgtgaggataagatgatgtggctcagatcaagggtcatgatcagatctgcagatttgaatggctatgagcaaaggtgaaggttgagagaaagggggaaggagaagacaagtgtcactcatctcaccttgactgggttgctgactgagggaatctagggatggttggaggaaatttaggcatggtaggacaagtggactcaagtccttcgcaagatgtagggggtgttggagagaatataggaaatggttatgaaatgtgtgtacgtacacaatttcattaattttggaggttgaagataaatcatgaattaatatttaaggaatattaatttctttagccacatgtttgatgagttggcaaagggaagatgaagtggagatggagggtgagttggaaaaagggattaaataatttaggaattatttaatatttgagactacagGATAGGAGAATatctattaaatattagatatttaattaacttggaggaaataattaaatattagatatttaattaacttgattagaggaataattaaatattggatatttaattaattagaggaataagataattaaatattagatatttaattaacttggttagaggattaatgaattaattaataaaatattaattaatagaaagatatgaaaatgaattaaattaattaatcttttcgaattaactatttaatagaagaataaatattaaataaatataaaatatttatttaattgctcatagccaatttttaggtgtatacaataaaaatgttgcacatttttttttttgatattgtcCCCATAAATACCAACTGCTATTATGTTGTGACAAGGGAGAAGTTTGCTTCCATTGTTACCCCCATGCCACCAACTCCCACCACTTCCtccttctagtctcatgtagatcTGAGCTCTTCAATCTCCACACTTCAAGTAGCACTGGTTTGAGCTGTGTTTGCCTCAACTTTGCTAATGAACCATCACaatattttttgataaataaaaCCTCCTTACCACTCTCACAAAATCCTTTCAAATTTGGCATCATGTTATGCATGAcaccatcttgccttgccattaATACTTGCACATACTAATTCTGTACAATCTCTTGAAACCTACCATGCAACATGTGAAAAAAGGATTTGGTAGTGTACTCCCTATCCTTTCATTATTGTTGTAGGTTGATACAACCTTCTCCCATAAAAGCCTGCCAATTTTCAATGGTGATAACAACTATTTGCCGCCTCAGTAAATAACATCACCTTCTACCATTCTTACTAACCCTGACCTTCCCGTAAGACTTCTCACCATCTCACCTCCTACTCATTGAGATTGCACCCTCGATTAGATAAATAATCCACCTCCTCGCTCCCTTCTCTTTGTATATGCAAAATTTAAAATTCTTGAAAATTTCTAAGCTTTTGCACAATTatagaaataattttatttattttccaactCCGTGCCTCTCCTTTAGCAATGGCGTCAATCACTATTTTCGAATCTCCTTCTAGATGAAGTCTAGACAGTAACAATCTATTTCACAGAGAAACAAGAAGGAGCATTGCTTGCGCCTCTGCTTCATCATTGGTGTCATCATTCAATTTTTGTGCTCccattaccaacacttcatctttATCATTTCTTGCAATGCATCCAGCTTTCTATGCACCTGAATTACCTCTAGACATACCATCAAAATTTATCTTGATCCATCCAACATTCGACTTCATCCAAATTTCACTATTCTTATCGCACCAAGGAGGATCAATCCTAAACAACCCATTAACGAGCCTCAACTATAAAACTTTTGCTCAAAATTTTTAATTCCATATTATAAAGCGAAAaactatttaatttttaaaaactatttttaatttttttaaatatctattGATCTCTTAAAATGCTTGCTCTCATAGATGccattaaaatctttcatttaatttcataaattCAATAACCGACAAAACACCTTCGGACACTATCATGATGATCCTACCTTTTAGGGTTCTGCAATTCCACGAGCCAATTAGTAATGAGTTCATGTTGATTCGAAATGCGACTACAAATAACAATCACACATTTGTTGCGCATCTTTCCTTTTACGAAGGCCCAAAAATCAATCCACCCACTTTCTGTACACCTCCTAATCCCATCTTCACAAAGATCAAATCTACTAATTCCGAAATCATAATAACAAAATACAGTTTACCTGTAACAAAAAAATAGAAGTGTAGAAAAAAATGGTGGTCCTGTGTATTTGCCCAACTCTTCCTTCTGAAAACTACAAGTGCGCATTGCTCACCGTGGAATTAATATCCAGATTGGTCAGTCAACAATAACTGAATCCTTTAAATGAAAAACTGTTGTCTATACTACAGTTTACAGGTAACTATTTTTCTGCAAGCCTTGTTCATCTTTGTGGAAATACATTGGGAAAATGCTATCGTGGGGTTTGCACATCGGCGATATTATTTTAACTGCTGCTGAAAACATTTATATTTCGGGTATTATTTTATCTCATTTGTAGGGATGGTCCCGTTCGAACCCTGGTAGTTATGTCTCGAAACAGAATGTCTGAAAATCTAGGCCTTTAACTCTCATGGAGCTTGTGTTTGCGTGTCTAACATTTCTAACTTCACTGCACATTCCTGTTgcctttctcctctttctctctgttttttgatttttcttttctcccATTTGAATTAATTACAGGTGAACTAGTTAGGGTCACTTCCCAGAGAGTGTGTGTTTAGGGTACAATCTCAataaacaaattttcaaattttcaagctTTGTACGCTTGATAGAGCGGATTCTGTGTATTTTATGCAGCATTGAAAATTAATCTCTTTATACACAGTTTTTTCCCTGGAAGTTGTTTTACTAAAGATTAATTGCAGTGGAAGTTTAAATTTTTGGTTGTGTAACTGCTTGATACTCCGTGCTTCTCGGAGACTTTACTAAAATAATGTTTGTTTTGGTCTTTCTTTAATGGAATGAAAATTGCCAGCCAGTATGTTTATCTCTAAGAAAGTACAATGTATCAATGTGAAAGAGGTCAGAATGCTGGGATGGTGTTtaggaggaggagaagagaaagtaCAGGGTTTTTGTTGAGagcaaatttcattaagttttctGTTAGGTTTGTAAAAAATGGCCTCTGGGATTCAGTCTTCAGCAGTTCCTGTGCCTGCTGGCATTATTTATCCAAGCATTAGAAATAATAACTATTGTTTTAGGCTGCAAGGATGCTGTCTTTCTACATCTTCAAGAAGTTGCCATTCAGTTGTTTCGTTACCATCATCGACTCCGCGTCTGTCGACAAGGTCAATGGCTGGGGCCTTTGCTTCTTCTCAACTACAATGGAGTAACAGCACAGAGTCAAGTAGAGTCATATCTAGTTTATGCCTTGACAGCCATGTCGTGAATGGACATTCTGGTTTACGCATGGAGAGTACGGGAGAATGCAGAAGGGTTCTGTCTAGACAGCTTAATATGGCACCTTATTCCAATGTGGCAGGATATTTCCGGAGCCACCAGAGAAGTAAGCATTCTATAAAATCAATCTTGGCATCACTTGCTTCGTCCAGCAGACAGGATCCCTTCTTGGATTTGCATCCTGAAGTTTCAATTCTTAGGGGGGACGGACGAAATCCAGTTGGCCCCTCAAAGAAACAGAATACAAATAATGTGCCTTTTCCATTGGAGGATTCTTCTCCACCCGTCAATAATAATGCAGCCAAAATCAAGGTGATAGGAGTTGGTGGGGGTGGTTCTAATGCTGTGAATAGGATGattgagagtgaactcaagggtgTGGAGTTTTGGATTGTCAACACTGATGTACAGGCCTTGAGAATGTCACCTGTGTATTCCGATAATCGTTTGCAGATTGGAAAAGAACTGACAAGAGGACTTGGTGCAGGGGGAAACCCTGAGATTGGAATGAATGCTGCCAAAGAGAGTCAGAGTGCAGTTGAGGAAGCTGTTTCTGAGGCAGATATGGTCTTCGTGACGGTAAGCTTGGAACTTCTAACTTACCTTCACAGCAAGTGATTATCATCATCAGAAAGACTTAAAAGTAAAATAATTTTTCTTCAGGAATCAAAAGAATGCATTTGGCTAATGAGGTTAAAATTTGAAGAAACGAGAGCCTTATTATTGTAGGTATTGAATCAAATCAGTAAATATGAATGGTTCAAGACTTATTTAAATTTTAgcctttgtttttaattttttcatcaATGTTCACTTAGGTAATTTTCTTCAAGTTCTTAGCTTAGATCTATCTTTATGCCCCTGAATTTAGATGTTTTGTTGCAAGTCATTTTCTTCACTTCAAAAATTTTAGAAAACAAAATGGATTGAGTATACAAATGaaataatttcttctattctagtgacacatATTAGTTTACAGAATGAAGTTGCATTACTTATAAAAATTAATAGTATTAGAAAACCAACTACTCACACTGAAAGACACAAAGCACAATGAATAACTGTAGTGTCAAATAAGTCCAAGCCTATTCAAGCTCAAGGGGAATATGACAGCATTGTTTGCTCACTCATCATCACGTAAATCAGAGATGGTGCCTGGAGAGCATGAA
The nucleotide sequence above comes from Cryptomeria japonica chromosome 11, Sugi_1.0, whole genome shotgun sequence. Encoded proteins:
- the LOC131038102 gene encoding cell division protein FtsZ homolog 2-2, chloroplastic, with the protein product MASGIQSSAVPVPAGIIYPSIRNNNYCFRLQGCCLSTSSRSCHSVVSLPSSTPRLSTRSMAGAFASSQLQWSNSTESSRVISSLCLDSHVVNGHSGLRMESTGECRRVLSRQLNMAPYSNVAGYFRSHQRSKHSIKSILASLASSSRQDPFLDLHPEVSILRGDGRNPVGPSKKQNTNNVPFPLEDSSPPVNNNAAKIKVIGVGGGGSNAVNRMIESELKGVEFWIVNTDVQALRMSPVYSDNRLQIGKELTRGLGAGGNPEIGMNAAKESQSAVEEAVSEADMVFVTAGMGGGTGTGGAPVIAGIAKSLGILTVGIVTTPFSFEGRRRAVQAQEGIAALRNNVDTLIVIPNDKLLTAVSQSTPVTEAFNLADDILRQGVRGISDIITVPGLVNVDFADVRAVMANAGSSLMGIGIATGKTRARDAALNAIQSPLLDIGIERATGIVWNITGGSDLTLFEVNAAAEVIYDLVDPNANLIFGAVIDESLSGQVSITLIATGFKGQDEVEGKAAQGTRQFSYGDANQGSSRRSSVATDGATVEIPEFLKRKGRTRYPRAL